In Kryptolebias marmoratus isolate JLee-2015 linkage group LG20, ASM164957v2, whole genome shotgun sequence, a genomic segment contains:
- the LOC108241647 gene encoding aquaporin FA-CHIP, which translates to MREFKSKEFWRAVLAELVGMTLFIFLSISTAIGNPNNTHPDQEVKVSLAFGLAIATLAQSLGHISGAHLNPAVTLGMLASCQISVLKAAMYIVAQMLGSALASGIVFGARPNSTTALGLNSLNGVTPSQGVGIELLATFQLVLCVIAVTDKRRRDVTGSAPLAIGLSVCLGHLAAISFTGCGINPARSFGPALILNNFTDHWVYWVGPMCGGVAAALIYDFLLSPKFDDFPDRMKVLVSGPVGDYDVNGGNDTTTVEMASK; encoded by the exons ATGAGAGAGTTCAAGAGCAAGGAGTTCTGGAGGGCCGTTCTGGCCGAACTGGTCGGCATGACCCTCTTCATCTTTCTCAGCATCTCTACAGCCATTGGGAACCCCAACAACACCCACCCAGACCAGGAGGTGAAGGTGTCACTGGCCTTTGGATTAGCCATCGCAACACTGGCCCAGAGTTTGGGGCACATCAGTGGAGCCCACCTGAATCCTGCAGTTACCCTCGGGATGCTCGCCAGCTGCCAGATCAGTGTGCTCAAGGCAGCAATGTACATTGTGGCACAGATGCTGGGTTCAGCCCTGGCCAGTGGCATTGTGTTCGGAGCACGTCCAAATAGCACCACTGCACTGGGGCTCAACTCT CTTAATGGTGTCACCCCCAGCCAGGGCGTGGGCATAGAGCTTCTGGCAACCTTCCAGCTTGTGCTGTGTGTCATTGCAGTCACTGATAAAAGGCGGCGTGATGTCACTGGCTCAGCTCCCCTGGCCATTGGCCTCTCGGTCTGCCTGGGACACTTGGCAGCT ATCAGCTTCACAGGGTGCGGCATCAATCCTGCCCGGTCCTTCGGTCCAGCTTTGATCCTGAACAACTTTACAGACCACTGG GTGTACTGGGTGGGTCCGATGTGCGGTGGGGTAGCAGCGGCTCTCATATACGACTTCTTGCTGTCCCCCAAATTTGATGACTTCCCTGACCGCATGAAGGTCCTGGTTAGCGGTCCAGTCGGCGACTATGACGTTAACGGAGGCAACGACACTACCACTGTGGAGATGGCGTCAAAATAG